The sequence CCATTTGCCTGGTTGCTCTCCAAGTCCTCAAAGAACTTGGGCAACTCGTCCCACGGAAGGGTGGGATGAGGGGTGGACTTGTGCTTGCTCTTGGTCCCCTTGGTTCCAAGGGCAGGGTTCTGGTCTCGACTCAACCACCCTTCATCGATGGCATGGTCAAAGACCAGACGCATGACCATCAGGAGTTTGTGTGCCTGGGGTTCTTTCCCCTCAGCAACCTTGGAACGGAAGATCTCCATGACCCGTTCACGACCCGTCCTCCCACCAGCACCCTTGTGATCCCACGCAAGGTGAGCAACGGGGGTATCTGCCCCCAGTCGGGGGATCACCTGGTTCCTCAGAAGGTTCGGATACTCCTTCTTCGATGACTTGGAACTGGAGTGAGAGAGATACGACTCACATGCCTGTTCAAAGGTCGGACCAGAGGACTGCTGAACCTTTGACTGCTGCTCTTCCCTCTTGAGTTCCCTGGGATCCTTGCCCGTCTCCTTGCTCCATAGACGGATCCGATCCCACTCGTCCTTTGCCTCTTTGAGGGACCACTTACCAACCCCCTTCCCGTAGACACCGATTCGCACAGGAACCTGCTTCCCACTGCGTCCAGGAGGGAACCGCATCCTTCCCTCAAACGACTTGCCTCCCCCCCTTGACTCAGATTCGATTACCAGCAGCAACGAGTTGCCGACGGAGATATTCCTTCTTCTGGGACCTGCCTTCTCTGCCTTGACTTGCGAGTCAGAGAGAGGCATCTCAAGAATCCAACAACACCGATTTTATCCAACAACACAACCCCTATTTCCAACAACACATCCAACAACACTTTTTCGAGACCTTGTGGTTTTCCCTGGGACGAACCAGGACCAACAAGCACTAAAAAAGTCCCTCACCGCAATGGGTTTGGGACTTCCGTGGTCTTGTCAGGACCTTCTCTGAACGGAGAGGGTGGGATTCGAACCCACGGAAGGTTGCCCTTCAAACGATTTCGAGTCGTTCGCTTTCGACCACTCAGCCACCTCTCCAGGCGACTGGGCCAGTGTACGGATCAAGCAGCCAGCTCAGCTCTGGTGCCATCCGCTGGTGGAACCGGCAGTGGGCCACCAGGCCTGAAGTCCGCGTAAGGCCTGCACCTCCCGGGGACTGGGAACAAACCCCAACCAGACCGAGCCGCCGCCGCGGCCCTGCCGCAGCCAGCTCCACCAGGCCTGCCGATCGGGAAGCACCAACCAACGCTGTCGCCCTGCCCTGAAGGAGAGGCCCTGGCTATAGGGACTGATGCGACTCACCGAGAGCCCTGGGCTGTGCAGCTGTTGCCCAGGCCAGAGGCGATCGACCGTGGTGTGGGCCAAGCGCGACCAACAGGGATTGGGCTCTTGAGGCAGTGGATCAAGCAAGAGCAGCCAATCGAAGCGCGCAACCCCCAGCCCCTGGGCCAGTTGCTGAGCGCGGCGGCAACTGCTGGGGTCGGCCTTCAGGCTCACCAGACCGGCCCGGCCCTGGTGGCGGACGACCAGCCACTGGCGCGGAGCCTGGCGAACCAGCAGCAGTTGGTCCCGGCTCTGCTGCCAGGAGCGCAGGCCAACCGCCAGGGGAAGCAGCGGCAGCGCCAGCAGACGCCAACGGCGACCGGCCGGAAGCAGCCAGGGCAGCAGCCCCGCCAGCAGAAGCAACACCAGGAGCACCCCTAGCTGTCCGATCGGCAACTGGGCCATCGGCAAGCGGGCCATCAGCTGCACCAAAGCCAGCAACAGCTGTGCCATCGGCACCATCAGCGCACCCAGCAACCCGAGTAGGGGTGGCATCAGCACCGCAGTCAGGGCCATCGCCATCGCCCCCAAGGTCAGCGGTGTCAGCAACGGAGCCGCCAGGACATTGGCCAGGACCGCGTAACTGGGCACCACGCCGAAATGCAGCAGCTGCAACGGCAGGGTCCAGAGCGAAGCGGCCAGAGGGAGCGCCATCGCGGCAGCCGCCCAACGGGGGAGCCACCTGCGCAGTCGCTCCTCCAGGGGACCGGCCGAGAGGATCAGGCCAGCCGTGGCGGCCGCACTCAGCTGAAAGCCCACATCCAGAAGCCAGCTCGGCCGCAACACCAACATCAGCAGCAGGCAGAGCAAGAGCGAGAACAGCGGACGAGCGCCGCGACCGCTCTCCTTCAGGACAAACGCCATCGCCCCCATCAACAGAGCGCGAACCACGGAGGCCTGACCGCCCGCCAGAAGTCCAAACACACCCATCGCACCGAAGGCCGCCGGCCAACGGATCAATGCAGGAGCGCGGCGAGTCACCAGCAGCACGGCGCCCAGCAGCACGCTCAGATGAAACCCACTAGCCGCCAGGGCATGGGAGAGGCCCGCCGCCCGGAAGGATTCCTTCAGGCTCGCGGGCAGCGTCACCATCGCTTGCCCCAACACCAAAGCCGCCAGCAGCCCGCCGGGTTCCTCCCCACCAACCCGCCGCAGCTCCGTAGCAATCCGGCGGCGACCATCCGCCATCGGCGTGGGCGGGCGGGCGATCAGCTGCCAACGCTCAACCCGCAGTTCACTCCAGACCCCTTTGCCCGCGAGCCGTTCCGCCGCCCCAGGCAGCAGCGGGTGCGGTCCGCCGCGCAGCCGCCTCAGTCGGCCCTCCAGTTGCAAACGCCAGCCCTGCTGCAACTCTGGGCAGGAGAGAAAGCGCAGACGAACCCGCCCCTGCGGAAGTTCGGCCAAGGCCTGACAGGACGCACCCATTCCTCGCGGGTCCTGCAGCAGCCGCGCCTCCACCTGGACCGGCTGCGACTGCTGAGAAGGCGGGATCCAATGAATCGGGTCAGAGGCCGAAGGTTGGGGCCGTCCCATCCAGCCCCAACCACCCAGCAACAGCAGGGCCAGCAGCCAGGCCAACAGCTGGGAGAAGGACCAGCGCTGCCGGCGAGCCCAGCCGCACTGCAGCAGACCCAACACCACCGCCAGGGCCAGCTGAGGGACCAGCGACAGCGGCAGGACTCCAAGGGACAGGGCCACTAAGGCCCCGCCCGAGAGCAGCAACGGCAAACCTCACCCCAGTCCAGCTGGAGTGAGCGTTCCCTGCGTTAGGCCGCTACCGCCGCCTCTTGCTTGAGCAGCGGGAAGCCCAGGGCTTCGCGTTCCTCCAACCAAGCCTCAGCCACCTGCCGGGCCAGGTTGCGGATCCGGCCGATCGTGGCGGTGCGCTCGGTCACCGAGATCACCCCGCGGGCCTCCAGCAGGTTGAAGGTGTGGCTGCACTTCAGCACGAAGTCCAGGGCCGGGGCGGGCAGCTTCTTCGCCACCAGGTCCGCGGCCTCAGCCTCATAGATCGCGAACAGCTGCTTGAGGCGCTCCGGGTTGGAGGCCTCGAAGTTGTAGGTGCACTGACCCTTCTCAAACGGCAACCAGATGTCGCCGTAGGAGCGGTTGCCATCCCAGGAGAGATCCCAGATGCTCTCCACGTCCTGGAGGTACATCGCGAGGCGCTCCAGGCCATAGGTGATCTCGATCGAGACCGGCCGGCAATCGATGCCGCCGCACTGCTGGAAGTAGGTGAACTGGGTCACCTCCATGCCATCCAGCCAGACCTCCCAGCCCACACCCCAGGCGCCGAGGGTGGGGGACTCCCAGTTGTCCTCGACGAAGCGAATGTCGTGGTCCTTGGCGCGGATGCCCAGGGCCTCCAGCGAGGCCAAATAGGTCTCCTGGATGGCATCCGGGCTGGGCTTAATCAGCACCTGGTACTGGAAGTAGTGCTGGGCGCGGTTCGGGTTATCGCCATAGCGGCCATCGGTGGGCCGGCGACAGGGCTCGGGGTAGGCCACCGCCCAAGGCTCCGGCCCGATGGCGCGCAGCACCGTGTGGGGGCTCATCGTCCCGGCACCCTTCTCCGTGTCATAGGGCTGAAGGATCAGGCAACCCCGCTCAGCCCAGAAGCGGTTCAGGGTCTGGATGATGTCCTGGAAATGCACAGATGCTCTGGACTGGGTTCGTCGTGCGGGGATTCTCGCTAACCGCCCGCCAGCCGAACTTCCTCCACCTGCCGCTGGGCATTGACCCGCAGCACGACATCGGCGGATCGCCCCGACACCAGCGCCGATTCCGGGATGCAGACCTGAAGACTGCGCGTCATGGTTTCAAGCTCGTGCTCAGCCAGCCCAGACCCCGTCTGTTGCTGCTGACTCAGGTTCTGCTGGCGCTTCCAGCCCGTCACCGTGGAGAGGGTGGTGGGGCTCAGTTGCCAGAGACCGTCCAGCTGCCGCCAGACCTCTTGATAGGGAAGGACGTTCCGTTGAATGACGGGCCTGTAGGCCAATTCCGCTTGGGTCAAGGGAGTCAAATCAGCGCTCTCCTCCCCGTGACTGGCCGCTGCCCAAGGACCGGCTCCAACAAACCAGCCCTCCAGGATCAACAAATCGGCTTTGAGCAGCCGAGTACCCGCACGATCGCCCCGGCCCTGCCGCAGCGCCTTGTCAAAAACAGGGGCCTCACAAGACCCCTCGCTGCGCCATTGCCGTAGGCAGCGCAGCAAGAGCTCCACATCGTGGCTACCAGGAATGCCCCGGGGTGCCCGCCAAGGGTTGCCGTCCATTGCCGCATCCAGTGCCTGGCCTTCGAAATAGAAGTCATCGAGGGACACCACCTCAACGGCCATCCCCAAGTGGGCCGCTGCCGCCTTGACCCAGGCGCAGAGGGTGGATTTACCGCAGCCCGGCATCGCCGCCAAACCCAGTAGGGAGCGTCCTTGGAACTGCTGCAGTTGATCCAGCAGGGGCAAGCCCACCGACGCCATCCAGGTGAAGTCGACCCCAACGGGCCAGGCCTCGCGGGCAAGAGAGAGTCCATCGTTGGCCGCCCAACGGGCCACCCAATCGGCCAGGGAGTCGTAGCCCAAGGCGCCAACCAACACCTCAAAACCAGCGATCTCCCGGCAGCGCTCCAGGGGCGAGCTCAAGGGGTGGGCTTCACCAAGGCACCGCCATTGCAGAACCGGGCCGACCAGGCCTTCTGCTCCTCAAGGCTCAGGTTGGGGTGGTTCCGCTGGTACCACTCCAGGGAGGTGTTGAAGCACTTATTCCATCGCACCGACTGACCGCCAATCGCCCCGAGCGATAGGGCGATCGAGACCGAGCTGGCCGTGGCTATGAGGGCCAACACCGGGAAGAGGTGAGCGTTGATCGCGTCCCGCGTTCTGCTCATGAATCCCGAGAGCCTTCTTGCAGAACAAAGACTAGTGATTTTTGAAACATGAACATGTTCAGAACGAAAACGAACTGATCAATCAGGAAGCAGACTGTCCCGAGCTTTCAGACCTGGATGCCCCGTCCCCCACGGCTCCGTGCGCTCCTGTTGGGGAGCGTCTTTGGGACCGGGCTGAGCGTGAGCCAACCCGCTCCCGCGGCAGAACTCGAGCAGGTCAGCACGATCAGCCAGTTCTTAGATGTTCAGCCGAGTGACTGGGCCTATCAAGCGCTCAGCAACCTGATCGAGCGTTATGGCTGCGTGGCCGGCTACCCCAACGGCAGCTTTGACGGAAACCGAGCGGTGAGCCGCTACGAGGCAGCAGCCCTACTGAACGCCTGCCTCGATCGGGTCACGGAGGTGACCGACGCGCTCAAACGCCTCACCCAGGAATTCGCGCGGGAACTGGCCGTGTTGCGGGGCCGGGTCGATGCCCTCGACGCCAAGGTGGGCGTGCTCGAGGCCCTGCAGTTCTCCACGACCACCAAGCTCTCGGGCCTAGCGGTCTTCGTAGTGGGCGGGAACCAGTTCTATGGAACGGCCCAAAACAGAACCGTGAACGGGTGTCCCGACATCAGCGATGTCGAAGAGAGCGACCCGCAATTTCTGCAGTACGGGGTGGAGCAAGCCAAACGCTGCTTTGGCGCCGCCACCTTCAACTACGAACTCGAGCTCTTCTCCGACACCAGCTTCAGCGGCAAGGACCTGCTGCGCCTAGTGCTGCGGACGGGCAACTTCACGCTGGCCAGCAACAGCTTCGGCGGCCCCTTCCCCGCACCCACCAACCTCTCCCAGTTGGAGATTGCTTTTCAAGAAATCGGCAAGCCCAACGAGGTCTCGATCGATCGGCTCTTCTATCAATTCCCTGCCGGCGATTTCACCGTCTCCCTCGGCGGCCGCGTCGGTCAGGAAGACATGCTGGCGATCTGGCCGAGCGTCTACCCCAGACAAACGGTCCTCGATGTCACCACCTTGAACGGTGCGCCTGAGGCCTACAACAAAAACCTCGGCACCGGGGCGGGCCTCTGGTGGCAGAAGGCTGGCTTCGCCGTCAGCGCCAACTACGTCGCGGACCGCGGCGGCCTCGGCAGCCCAGGCGTCGGCGGGATCGCCACCTCAGGCTCCGGCGGCACCGGAACCGTCCAGCTCGGCTACAGCCACGATCGTTTTGGCCTAGCGGGGATCTACTCCCAAATCCAGAACCAAACCCCCTGGATTGGCTACGGCACCAACTTCCTGACCGGCAGCCAACTCCAGAATCCCGGCACCACGGCGGCCTACGGCCTGAGCGGCTACTGGGTCCCGGCAGACGACGGCTGGGTCCCCTCGCTGAGCGCGGGCTTCGGCATCAACACCACGACCTACGAGGCCGGGGTGGAGAGCGATGGGCTTGCCAAGAACAGCCGCTCCTGGAACCTCGGCCTGAATTGGAGCAATGCCCTGGTGAAGGGCAACAGCGCCGGCATGGCAGTCGGTCAGGCCACCTACGCCACCAGCCTCTATGGCGACCGGGGTGCCAACGACGCCAACTACGTCTGGGAGTGGTGGTACTCCATCCAGGTCAGCGACAACCTCGCGGTGACCCCAGCGCTCTTCTATCTGAGCCGGCCCCAGGGGGAGAACACACCGGCCGGCGAGAGATTCGATCAGCTGGGGGCCCTGGTCAAAACCACCTTCCGCTTCTGATCCCTAGGCAATCAACTGCAGCAGCCCCATCTGCCCGCCCGCCAGCAGCTGATGCTGGGCCTGGCTGAAGCCCGCCTCCCGAGCCAACTCCTCTTGCTGGGGCCCAGTAGGGAATCGCGCCAGGCTGTCCTCTAGGTAGGCGTACTGAGCCTCCAGGCCTGCCCGCTTGGCCAGGGGTACGACCAACTGACGCAAGTAAAAGCGCTGGAACTGGGCCGTCAGCCCCTGGGGGTCGAGGGCCCGGTTGAAATCAAGAACAGCGGCCCGCCCGCCGGGACGGAGCAAGCGCCGCAATTCCTGCAGCCCCGCCGCGGGATCGGCCAGGTTGCGTAGGCCGTAGGCCATGACTGCACCATCCGCCCAGCCATCGGCCAGCTCCGTGGCCTGGGCATCGGCCTGACGAAATTCCAGCGGCAACCAGGGGCAGCGGGAGGCCCGCCGGCGCGCCTGCTCCAAGGGGGCTGCTGCGGCGTCGAGACCCAAAACCAACCCAGCGGGCCTGACCTTCTCAGCCAGAAGGAGCGCCAGATCGCCCGTTCCGCAACACAGGTCCAGCAGCCTCTGCCCTGGTACCGGTTGGAGCCAAGCCACGGCTTGCCTTTTCCACAAACGATGGAGACCCAGGCTGAGGAGATCGTTCAATCGGTCGTATTCCGGCGCAATCCGATCGAACAGCTGACGAACCGCCTCGGGATTCCCGGGCGGAATCGAGGCAGAGGGCTCAGGGCTCGGCGGCATCCCAAGGCAACGAGATCGAATCGAGACTGACACCCGCTGCCACCATCTCGGACTGGTCGGACTCCAAAGCCGTGAAATAGCCCTGGGCCTCCAGTCGTTCAGCGCTGGTGAAGGTCATCACCATCACGGTGGCCAAACCAATGGCTGCTGAGCAGACCATGCATCCGGCCAGCATCAAGGAGAACTCCTTGCGATCGCTGGCCGCCTGCATCAATTGCAAAGCCCAGGCGACCATCACGATCACGACAAGGACAACGGACCCTGCCAGCACTGGAGAGTGGCTCTGATCGAGGGCCAGCACTGGCTAAACGAAAATTTCTGAGCGAATTGTAACGGCGGGTTAAGCGGCGCGCGACCCCCTCTCAAGCGGGCGGATGTTCAGGCCACGCCCCAACAAATCAGCTTTGATTTGCTCGACCGTCAGCACGCCGTCATGCAGCAAGGACGCCAGCAAGGCCGCTGAGGCATGGCCTCCAGAGGCTGAGGAATCCAGGGCCTGGGCGATGTGGTCGATGCAACCGGCCCCGCCGCTGGCGATCACCGGTACATCCACGGCATCGGAGACCGCCCGGGTGAGGTTCAGCTCGTAGCCCGCCTGGGTTCCATCCCCATCCATCGAGGTCAGCAGGATCTCCCCAGCGCCCAGCGCCACCACACGCTGTGCCCACTCGACCGCATCCAGACCTGTGTTCTCACGGCCCCCTTTGACGTACACGTCCCAGCCCCCTTCTCGGCGACGGGCATCAATCGCCACAACAATGCACTGACAACCAAAGCGTTCGGCCCCGCGGGCCACCAGCTCTGGATCACGGACCGCCGATGAATTGAGGCTCACCTTGTCGGCCCCAGCCCGCAGCAATTCCGTGATGCCCTCAACAGAACTGATCCCACCACCCACGGTGAACGGAATCGTGACCGCCTCGGCGGTGCGACGAACCAGATCCACCAGGGTGGCTCGCCCCTGGTGACTGGCGGCGATGTCGAGAAAGACCAATTCATCGGCCCCAGAAGCGCTGTAGCGACAAGCCAACTCCACGGGATCGCCGGCATCGCGCAAGCCAACGAAGTTCACCCCCTTCACCACCCGGCCATCGGCCACATCCAGGCAGGGAATGATCCGTTTGGCGACCATGGGGGAAGGTTTGCAGCGGGTTAGCCTGACGCCACTTTTTCGTCGCGCCGGACATGTCCCAGGCTGCCATCACCGTCGGCTCGAAGGTGCGGGTCACCCGGGTGCGCGATCGCATCCCCGCCGACCTGGTTTCCGCCCTCCAAAGCGATGCCACCGGCACCGTTAAGGACTTCAAGGTCACCGATGGCAAAGGCATCGGTGTGGTGGTTGAGCTGAGCAACGGAACCACCACCTGGTTCTTCGACGACGAGATCACCGCCGCCTAAATCCACCGTTCGTGAGCGACTCCCCCAACCCCACCGCTGCCACTGGTGGCGGTGCCCGGCAGCTTCTGGGCATGAAAGGTGCCAGCGGCACCACCAATATCTGGAAGATCCGTCTTCAGCTGATGAAGCCGGTCACCTGGATTCCTTTGATCTGGGGGGTTCTCTGCGGAGCAGCGGCTTCCGGGAACTTCCACTGGACCTTTCCTGAGGTCGGAGCCTCTATCGCCTGCATGGTGATGAGTGGCCCCTTGCTGGCTGGGTTCACCCAGACCATCAACGACTACTACGACCGCGAAATCGACGCGATCAACGAGCCCTACCGGCCCATCCCCTCAGGTGCGATCCCCCTCTGGCAGGTCAAGGCTCAGATCTGGGTCCTGCTGCTGGCCGGCCTTGGTGTGGCCTACGGCCTGGACCTCTGGGCAGGCCACGACACCCCGGTGCTGTTCCTGCTCGCCCTGGGTGGTTCGTTTGTCAGCTACATCTATTCCGCCCCCCCGCTCAAGCTCAAGCAAAACGGCTGGCTGGGGAACTACGCCCTGGGCGCCAGCTACATCGCCCTGCCCTGGTGGGCCGGCCAGGCACTCTTCGGTCACCTGACCTGGACCACCGCGATCTTGACCCTGGCCTATTCCCTGGCCGGTCTCGGCATTGCAGTGGTCAATGACTTCAAGAGCGTCGAAGGCGATCGCGCCCTGGGCCTCCAGTCCCTCCCAGTGGCCTTTGGCATCGAGAAAGCCAGCTGGATCAGCGCCGGAATGATTGATGTCTTCCAGCTGGCGATGGTGGCGGTTCTGATCGCCATCGGCCAACATTTCGCTGCCGTCCTCCTGGTGCTGTTGATCGTCCCCCAGATCACCTTCCAGGACATCTGGCTGCTGCGCGATCCCGTGGCCTTCGACGTGAAGTATCAAGCCAGCGCCCAGCCCTTTCTGGTCCTCGGCATGCTGGTCACGGCTCTGGCAATCGGGCACAGCGACCTGGTGGTGATGTGAAGCACAGGCGCCGGCGGCAGCTGATCTCAGCCGGTCTCGTTGGAGCTGGTGCTGGTCTGGCTGTGGGGCTGACCCAGGCGGTCGTGACCCGCGGCGTCGACAGCCTGCTGCCGAACGTTCGCGGCGTCAGCAGCTACAACCGCCCCGGCACCCTGACCTTGCTTGCCAGCGATGGCCAGGTCATCCAGAAGCTGGGCCCCGCCACCCGGGAGAAGCTGGTCACCGGCCAAATGCCCCTGCTGGTTCAGCGCGCCTTCATCGCCGCAGAGGACCGGCGCTTCTACGAGCACGACGGCATCGATCCGATCGGGATCGGCCGGGCGATGGTGCGCAACATCTCCAGCGGCTCTGTCGAAGAAGGCGCCAGCACGATCACGCAACAGCTGGCCCGCACGGTCTTCCTGAGCCAGGACCGAACGATCATCCGCAAGCTCAAAGAGGCCCTGCTCGCCGGAAAGCTCGAGCGCCAACTGAGCAAGGAGCAGATCCTTCAGCAGTACCTCAACTACGTCTATCTCGGCGCTGGGGCCTATGGGGTTTCCGATGCGGCCTGGATCTACTTCTCAAAAACCCCATCCGAGCTAAACCTGCCGGAGGCGGCGCTGATTGCAGGCTTACCGCCAGCCCCCTCGGTCTACTCACCGCTAGTCAATCCCGATCTAGCCCTGCAGCGCCGGGCGATTGTGCTTCGCCGGATGCGCGAAGCGGGCTTCATTGACGACCTGCAGTTCGCCAGCGCCAATGGCTCACCGCTGCTACTGAAGCCGGCCGAGCCCAAGTACTTCACCAGCCGCGCGCCGTACTTCACCAGTTGGGTCGCCCAGGAACTACCCAACCTCCTTTCGAAGGAACAACTGGAAGTGGGCGGCCTGACGATTCGCACCAGCTTGAACATCGACTGGCAGGAGAAGGCCCAGAACACCATCAACCGCCACACCCCAGGGGCGATGGAAGGAGCAGTGGTTTCGATGGAACCAGGGACCGGGTTGGTCCGCTCAATGGTGGGCGGCAAGAACTTCAACGACAGTCAGTTCAACCGGGCCTCCCAAGCGCTGCGCTCCCCTGGTTCCACCTTCAAGTTGTTCGTCTATCTCTCGGCCCTCAAGGAGGGCATGAAGCCAGAGGACAAGATCACGGACCGCAAGGTCTGCTACGGCGGCTACTGCCCAAAAAACTTCAAGGACAAGTACTTCGGCACCGTCCCGCTCTGGATGGCACTGCAGAACTCACTCAACACCGTGTCGGTGAGCCTGCTCAAACAGGTGGGCTTCGACAAGGTGATCGCCACCGCCAACAGCCTGGGGATCACCAAAGGGCTGGGCCGCTTCTACCCGCTTGGGGTGGGCGCCACCGAGCAGACCGTGCTGGATATGACGGCGGCCTATGCGGGGATCTTCAACCGCGGGGTGTACATCAAACCCACCCCGTTTGAGGAAATCCTGGGCCCAGGCGGAGAACTGCTCTGGAGCCGCCGGGTCAACGGTGATCCAGGCAAACGCGTAGTGCCAAGTGACATTGCCGACGCGATGCTCTGGATGCTGCAGAAGGTTGTCAGCGGCGGCACGGGCTATGGGGCGGTTCCACCCGGTCGACCTGCTGCTGGCAAAACGGGCACCTCTGAAGGGGGCCGTGACCTCTGGTTCATCGGCGGCGTACCCCAGCTGGTTACCGGCCTCTGGTTGGGCTACGACAACAACAAGGAGACCAAGAGCACCAGCTCCCGCGCTGTGGTGGCCTGGTCGCAATACATGGCACCGATCCTCAAAGAACTGCCGGTGGAGCAGTTCCCGCCGAAGCCCGTGCTGAAGGGCAAGTTCAACCCACTCAAGGCCCTCACCAAAAACCTCAAGTTGGTGAAACCCGAGGAGGAGGAGACCACGGTGGAGGAGACCACTGAGGAGACCACGGCTCCGTCCGGTCCAAGCCAACCCGGCCTGAACACGCCGGCTCCAGCTCGTCCAGCGAAGCGCCAGGACCCCTGCGGCAGCATGCAGACCAACCCCCGCTACGTCGACTGCCGCTTCGATCTGCTGGATCGCCGCCGCAGCGCGCCCAAACCTGCTGCCCCGGCACCGCCAGCCCCTTAAACCAAGGCAATCCGCGCCGCGAAGAAACCATCCCCAGCTCCGGCCAGTTGCCCAGGCCAGAGCTGCCAGCTCTGCTCGAGTCGCAGCTGGGGGTGAGCCCCAAGGAACGTCTCCAGCAATGCGCCGTTCTCCTCGGGATGCACCGTGCAGGTGGCATAGACCAGGCGACCACCGGGCTTGAGCAGGGGAAGCAATCCCTCCAGCAGCTGCCGCTGCAGCGTGACCAGACCCGCAATGGCCGCCGGGTCAATCCGCCAGCGGGCATCGGCATGGCGCGCCAGGGTGCCAAGCCCCGAGCAGGGGGCGTCAATTAAGAGGGCATCGAATTGAGCGACGAGTTCCGGCGCCTCCGCGGCCAAGGCCAAGGCATCCCCGTGGCGGGTCTCAATGCAACCCAAGCCCAGGCGCTCGCTGTTGCGGGCGACCCGGCGCAGGCGCGCCTCACCGCGATCGAGGGCCAGCACCTGCCCCTGATCCCCCATCAGTTCCGCCAGGTGCGTGCTCTTGCCCCCCGGAGCAGCGCAGGCATCAAGAATCCGCTCACCCGGCGTGGGATCAAGCAACGGCGCAATCTGCTGAGCCGATCGGTCCTGGACACACCAGTGGCCCTCGTCGTAGCCAGGCAGATGGCGCAGATCACCGGAGCGGCCCTTGATGGTCAGGCCCGCAGGCAGGCCTTCGATCGGCTCGGCGACCACCCCTGCGGCGGCGAGGGCCGCCTGGACTGCGTCGGGGGTGGCGCGCAGGAGATTGATCCGCAGGTCCAAAGACGGAGGCGTATTGCAGGCCACAGCAAAGGCCTCCGCCTGCTCGGGGGTTTGCCACTGCAAGAGCCCTTCAGCAAGCCAGTCCGGCAGGGACTGGCGGATCGCCAGGGCAGCCGCGGGATCTCCAGGTAGAGGCAGGGCTTCGCCGGCCTCCTGGCGGCGCAGGAAGGCCCGCAGCATTCCATTGACCACCGGGGCCAGTCGGCTCAAGCCACCGCGCTTGGCCAACTCCACCGTGGTGCTGACCGCCGCTGAGGCGGGGATGCGGTCACTGCTCAGCAGCTGATAAAGCCCCAGGTGCAAGAGCCAGCGCAACTTCGGGGGCTGGCGGTCAGCAGGGACCTTCCCGAGTTGATCCAGCCAGGCATCCAGCAAGCGCCGCTGACGAATCGCCCCATAGGCCAACTCCGTGGCCAAGCCTCGGTCCGGTCCGGAGA is a genomic window of Synechococcus sp. A10-1-5-1 containing:
- a CDS encoding iron uptake porin, with product MPRPPRLRALLLGSVFGTGLSVSQPAPAAELEQVSTISQFLDVQPSDWAYQALSNLIERYGCVAGYPNGSFDGNRAVSRYEAAALLNACLDRVTEVTDALKRLTQEFARELAVLRGRVDALDAKVGVLEALQFSTTTKLSGLAVFVVGGNQFYGTAQNRTVNGCPDISDVEESDPQFLQYGVEQAKRCFGAATFNYELELFSDTSFSGKDLLRLVLRTGNFTLASNSFGGPFPAPTNLSQLEIAFQEIGKPNEVSIDRLFYQFPAGDFTVSLGGRVGQEDMLAIWPSVYPRQTVLDVTTLNGAPEAYNKNLGTGAGLWWQKAGFAVSANYVADRGGLGSPGVGGIATSGSGGTGTVQLGYSHDRFGLAGIYSQIQNQTPWIGYGTNFLTGSQLQNPGTTAAYGLSGYWVPADDGWVPSLSAGFGINTTTYEAGVESDGLAKNSRSWNLGLNWSNALVKGNSAGMAVGQATYATSLYGDRGANDANYVWEWWYSIQVSDNLAVTPALFYLSRPQGENTPAGERFDQLGALVKTTFRF
- a CDS encoding kinase, which produces MSSPLERCREIAGFEVLVGALGYDSLADWVARWAANDGLSLAREAWPVGVDFTWMASVGLPLLDQLQQFQGRSLLGLAAMPGCGKSTLCAWVKAAAAHLGMAVEVVSLDDFYFEGQALDAAMDGNPWRAPRGIPGSHDVELLLRCLRQWRSEGSCEAPVFDKALRQGRGDRAGTRLLKADLLILEGWFVGAGPWAAASHGEESADLTPLTQAELAYRPVIQRNVLPYQEVWRQLDGLWQLSPTTLSTVTGWKRQQNLSQQQQTGSGLAEHELETMTRSLQVCIPESALVSGRSADVVLRVNAQRQVEEVRLAGG
- a CDS encoding site-specific integrase produces the protein MPLSDSQVKAEKAGPRRRNISVGNSLLLVIESESRGGGKSFEGRMRFPPGRSGKQVPVRIGVYGKGVGKWSLKEAKDEWDRIRLWSKETGKDPRELKREEQQSKVQQSSGPTFEQACESYLSHSSSKSSKKEYPNLLRNQVIPRLGADTPVAHLAWDHKGAGGRTGRERVMEIFRSKVAEGKEPQAHKLLMVMRLVFDHAIDEGWLSRDQNPALGTKGTKSKHKSTPHPTLPWDELPKFFEDLESNQANGSLVLLSAAKVVFMTFLRVGSLTPMRWVELDESRDLWVVPADRMKNGQEHLVPLTDPLREVLETLRKVNGDEEFVFASFRKRSTAYLNPYSINQHFIRMGYKGVQTAHGLRRTALTAGQDVLGFPSDLIQRQMAHALGDKVRQSYDQSQLLDERKEFMVAWCDALLERGMKV
- a CDS encoding ComEC/Rec2 family competence protein, whose protein sequence is MLLSGGALVALSLGVLPLSLVPQLALAVVLGLLQCGWARRQRWSFSQLLAWLLALLLLGGWGWMGRPQPSASDPIHWIPPSQQSQPVQVEARLLQDPRGMGASCQALAELPQGRVRLRFLSCPELQQGWRLQLEGRLRRLRGGPHPLLPGAAERLAGKGVWSELRVERWQLIARPPTPMADGRRRIATELRRVGGEEPGGLLAALVLGQAMVTLPASLKESFRAAGLSHALAASGFHLSVLLGAVLLVTRRAPALIRWPAAFGAMGVFGLLAGGQASVVRALLMGAMAFVLKESGRGARPLFSLLLCLLLMLVLRPSWLLDVGFQLSAAATAGLILSAGPLEERLRRWLPRWAAAAMALPLAASLWTLPLQLLHFGVVPSYAVLANVLAAPLLTPLTLGAMAMALTAVLMPPLLGLLGALMVPMAQLLLALVQLMARLPMAQLPIGQLGVLLVLLLLAGLLPWLLPAGRRWRLLALPLLPLAVGLRSWQQSRDQLLLVRQAPRQWLVVRHQGRAGLVSLKADPSSCRRAQQLAQGLGVARFDWLLLLDPLPQEPNPCWSRLAHTTVDRLWPGQQLHSPGLSVSRISPYSQGLSFRAGRQRWLVLPDRQAWWSWLRQGRGGGSVWLGFVPSPREVQALRGLQAWWPTAGSTSGWHQS
- the glyQ gene encoding glycine--tRNA ligase subunit alpha, which encodes MHFQDIIQTLNRFWAERGCLILQPYDTEKGAGTMSPHTVLRAIGPEPWAVAYPEPCRRPTDGRYGDNPNRAQHYFQYQVLIKPSPDAIQETYLASLEALGIRAKDHDIRFVEDNWESPTLGAWGVGWEVWLDGMEVTQFTYFQQCGGIDCRPVSIEITYGLERLAMYLQDVESIWDLSWDGNRSYGDIWLPFEKGQCTYNFEASNPERLKQLFAIYEAEAADLVAKKLPAPALDFVLKCSHTFNLLEARGVISVTERTATIGRIRNLARQVAEAWLEEREALGFPLLKQEAAVAA